A region from the Actinoplanes sp. OR16 genome encodes:
- a CDS encoding TetR/AcrR family transcriptional regulator: MKEPTRDLVRSRLVDVAATLLATEGPEAVTTRSVALAAGVQAPTIYRLFGDKNGLLDAVAEHGFASYVAQKPPVDAGDDPVDGLRAGWDLHIGFGLANPALFRLMHTAKRTPEGQATVDAGTAVLRERVRRVARAGRLRIPENRAVDLIHAAGTGVVFALIEKPDESLADLTWESVCATMLTGAPATEQPGPAAAAVTLRAALPDVTALSPTEKALLADWLDRIADQTAR, encoded by the coding sequence GTGAAGGAGCCCACTCGCGACCTCGTCCGCTCCCGGCTGGTCGACGTCGCCGCCACCCTGCTGGCCACCGAGGGCCCGGAGGCCGTGACCACCCGGTCGGTCGCGCTGGCAGCGGGCGTTCAGGCGCCGACCATCTACCGCCTCTTCGGTGACAAGAACGGCCTGCTGGACGCCGTGGCAGAGCACGGTTTCGCGAGCTACGTGGCACAGAAACCTCCGGTGGACGCCGGCGACGACCCGGTGGACGGCCTGCGCGCCGGCTGGGACCTGCACATCGGCTTCGGCCTGGCGAACCCGGCACTCTTCCGGCTCATGCACACGGCGAAGCGAACCCCGGAGGGCCAGGCCACCGTCGACGCCGGGACGGCGGTGCTCCGCGAGCGGGTGCGCCGCGTGGCCCGGGCCGGCCGCCTGCGCATCCCGGAGAACCGGGCCGTCGACCTGATCCACGCGGCCGGCACCGGAGTGGTCTTCGCGTTGATCGAGAAACCCGACGAGAGCCTCGCCGACCTCACCTGGGAATCGGTCTGCGCCACCATGCTCACCGGCGCACCCGCGACCGAGCAGCCCGGCCCGGCCGCCGCGGCCGTCACCCTCCGAGCAGCCCTGCCCGACGTCACGGCCCTGTCCCCCACCGAGAAAGCCCTGCTGGCCGACTGGCTCGACCGCATCGCCGATCAGACGGCCCGGTAA
- a CDS encoding benzaldehyde dehydrogenase: MGLLDGVDWQGKIFKGGEWTTGRGGDYPVVEPATGAELGRMGLATAEDVAEAGASAAEAQRKWAALPHPARAAVLRKAGDLWQQHADEISGWNIREVGAVPGMAGFALHVAAEECYEAASLPSRPYGELLPSEQPRLSMARRVPAGVVSVISPFNVPIILGIRSVAPALALGNAVILKPDPRTAVTGGTLMARIFEEAGLPAGVLQMLPGGADVGEALVIDPNIRVISFTGSTPVGRRIGEIAGRHLKRAHLELGGNSALLILDDADVDAAVNLAAWGSFFNQGQICMTTGRHLVADRLYDEFVSRLADKAGKLPVGNPATDQVALGPIIDAGQRDKIHRLVTASAGQGATVAAGGSYDELFYQATVLADVPLTAPAFAEEVFGPVAPITRVSSVDEAVALASAGEYGLSLGIVTRDVMRGLAVAEQIPTGIVHINDQTVNDEANAPFGGVRASGTGSRFGGAAANIEAFTETRWITMRGEPATYPF, encoded by the coding sequence GTGGGACTTCTCGATGGCGTCGACTGGCAAGGAAAGATCTTCAAGGGCGGCGAGTGGACCACCGGGCGGGGCGGCGACTACCCGGTCGTCGAGCCCGCGACCGGCGCCGAACTCGGGCGGATGGGCCTGGCGACGGCCGAGGATGTCGCCGAGGCCGGCGCGAGTGCTGCCGAGGCGCAGCGGAAGTGGGCGGCGCTGCCCCACCCGGCCCGCGCCGCGGTGCTGCGCAAGGCCGGTGACCTGTGGCAGCAGCACGCCGACGAGATCAGCGGCTGGAACATCCGCGAGGTCGGCGCGGTCCCCGGGATGGCCGGGTTCGCGCTGCACGTCGCCGCGGAGGAGTGCTACGAGGCGGCCTCACTGCCGAGCCGCCCGTACGGCGAACTGCTCCCCTCCGAACAGCCGCGCCTGTCGATGGCCCGCCGCGTGCCGGCCGGCGTCGTCAGCGTCATCTCGCCGTTCAACGTACCGATCATCCTCGGCATCCGGTCGGTGGCGCCCGCGCTCGCCCTCGGCAACGCGGTGATCCTCAAGCCGGATCCGCGGACCGCCGTCACCGGCGGCACCCTGATGGCCCGGATCTTCGAGGAGGCCGGGCTGCCCGCGGGCGTGCTGCAGATGCTGCCCGGTGGCGCCGACGTCGGCGAGGCGCTGGTCATCGACCCGAACATCCGGGTCATCTCGTTCACCGGCTCCACCCCGGTCGGCCGCCGCATCGGCGAGATCGCCGGACGGCACCTGAAGCGGGCGCACCTGGAGCTCGGCGGCAACTCGGCGCTGCTGATCCTGGACGACGCGGACGTGGACGCGGCCGTCAACCTGGCCGCGTGGGGGTCGTTCTTCAACCAGGGCCAGATCTGCATGACCACCGGGCGGCACCTGGTCGCCGACCGGCTGTACGACGAGTTCGTCTCGCGGCTGGCCGACAAAGCCGGGAAGCTGCCGGTCGGCAACCCGGCCACCGACCAGGTCGCCCTCGGCCCGATCATCGACGCCGGCCAGCGCGACAAGATCCACCGGCTGGTGACGGCCAGTGCGGGGCAGGGCGCCACGGTGGCGGCCGGTGGGTCGTACGACGAGCTGTTCTACCAGGCCACGGTGCTGGCCGACGTACCGCTGACCGCACCGGCCTTCGCCGAGGAGGTGTTCGGCCCGGTCGCGCCGATCACCCGGGTGTCATCGGTGGACGAGGCGGTCGCGCTGGCGAGCGCCGGCGAGTACGGCCTGTCGCTGGGCATCGTCACCCGCGACGTGATGCGCGGCCTGGCCGTCGCCGAGCAGATCCCGACGGGCATCGTGCACATCAACGATCAGACGGTCAACGACGAGGCGAACGCCCCGTTCGGCGGCGTCCGGGCCTCCGGCACCGGCTCCCGCTTCGGCGGCGCGGCGGCGAACATCGAGGCGTTCACCGAAACCCGCTGGATCACCATGCGGGGCGAGCCGGCCACCTACCCGTTCTGA
- a CDS encoding GDSL-type esterase/lipase family protein, translating to MHAVAGLLRGAAELEVTPRGVRPHRLPAWVGEQFPDGQLQSMESQPSGVRINLLTTASTIELVTHPTRIAYTGVDRPRGRIDVYADGELLVRDVLDGGDRIEVDLATGTTAFHPGEPHTTTITGLPPGRRRFEIWLPHNESVEVIGLRADAPIEPDDTPRPLWVHHGSSISQGSNAVAPSEIWPAVAARRAGVELRNLGFGGSALVDPFMARVIRDAPADFISVKLGINVVNLDSMRLRTFVPAVHGFLDTIREGHPGVPLILISPLFCGIHEETPGPGAIDPSSIGTGKVRFTATGTPGDVTLGRLTLQVIRRELASLAERRSADKNLHFLQGTSLYGETDAAELPLPDDLHPGPEAHERIGVRFADYAFNGPFQRRRGHP from the coding sequence ATGCACGCCGTGGCCGGCCTGCTCCGTGGCGCCGCCGAACTCGAAGTCACCCCACGAGGGGTCCGGCCCCATCGGCTTCCCGCGTGGGTCGGCGAACAGTTTCCCGATGGACAGCTGCAGTCGATGGAAAGTCAGCCTTCCGGCGTACGCATCAATCTCCTGACCACAGCGAGCACGATCGAGCTGGTGACCCATCCGACCCGGATCGCCTACACCGGCGTCGACCGGCCGCGTGGGCGCATCGACGTCTACGCCGACGGTGAGCTGCTGGTGCGGGACGTGCTGGACGGCGGCGATCGGATCGAGGTCGACCTCGCGACCGGCACGACCGCGTTCCATCCGGGGGAGCCGCACACCACCACGATCACCGGCCTGCCGCCGGGCCGGCGCCGGTTCGAGATCTGGCTGCCGCACAACGAGAGTGTCGAAGTGATCGGCCTGCGGGCGGACGCCCCGATCGAACCGGACGACACCCCGCGCCCACTGTGGGTGCATCACGGCAGCTCGATCAGCCAGGGCTCGAACGCCGTCGCGCCCAGCGAGATCTGGCCCGCCGTCGCCGCCCGCCGTGCCGGTGTCGAGCTGCGCAATCTCGGGTTCGGCGGCAGTGCCCTCGTCGACCCGTTCATGGCCCGGGTGATCCGGGACGCGCCGGCCGACTTCATCAGTGTCAAGCTCGGCATCAACGTGGTGAACCTGGACAGCATGCGACTCCGCACATTCGTCCCGGCGGTCCACGGCTTTCTGGACACGATCCGCGAGGGGCATCCCGGCGTACCCCTCATCTTGATCTCTCCGCTCTTCTGCGGCATCCACGAGGAGACGCCGGGACCGGGCGCGATCGACCCGTCCTCGATCGGTACCGGCAAGGTCCGTTTCACCGCGACCGGGACGCCGGGCGACGTCACGCTGGGCCGCCTGACGCTCCAGGTGATCCGCCGTGAGCTGGCTTCGCTCGCCGAGCGCCGTTCGGCCGACAAGAACCTTCACTTCCTTCAAGGCACCTCTCTGTACGGCGAAACCGACGCCGCGGAACTCCCACTACCGGACGACCTGCACCCGGGTCCCGAAGCACATGAACGGATCGGCGTGCGATTCGCCGACTACGCTTTCAACGGCCCGTTTCAACGGCGGAGAGGGCACCCGTGA
- a CDS encoding MFS transporter — MRAYRDLFAVPEVARLILAIATTRLAPPMLTLTLLLAVVEAGGSYASGGLALTGYAVAVAVCVPFSARLIDRFPARRILLALLAANLVAYAVLATALLDGWPTGVLVACAAALGVTAPPCGPVARATWPSLVDSERLQTAFALDGALNETMYVTGPVLVSALLIAVSPIAVLGVVAAILTAGVLLLVATPSLRRRPAARTGLRRDHLGPLATGQVRLILAVIVLSAFTFGAVMVGGPAAATDAGSRHAAGVLIAVLCVGSVVSALIYGSRRRRGTPGPQLALTHLVAAGVLVAAGWAPALLVLAVLLLLVGMVTGPQDTLIQVVLGEAAPERFRTEAYAWMGAATWAGYAVGSGAAGQLIDVTGEPGAAFVAAAVVALLAAPLSLLVRPAASREPTPVK, encoded by the coding sequence ATGCGCGCCTACCGCGACCTGTTCGCTGTGCCTGAGGTGGCCCGGCTGATCCTGGCCATCGCGACGACGCGGCTGGCGCCGCCGATGCTGACGCTCACACTGCTGCTCGCGGTGGTCGAGGCCGGGGGGTCCTACGCTTCCGGAGGGCTTGCCTTGACCGGGTACGCCGTGGCAGTGGCCGTGTGTGTGCCGTTCAGCGCCCGCCTGATCGATCGCTTCCCGGCGCGGCGGATCCTGCTGGCCCTGCTGGCGGCGAACCTGGTGGCGTACGCCGTGCTGGCCACCGCCCTGCTCGACGGATGGCCCACCGGAGTGCTGGTCGCGTGTGCGGCAGCGCTCGGCGTCACCGCGCCACCGTGCGGCCCGGTCGCCCGCGCCACCTGGCCGTCGCTGGTGGACAGTGAGCGGCTGCAGACGGCGTTCGCGCTCGACGGGGCGTTGAACGAGACGATGTACGTCACCGGCCCCGTGCTGGTGTCGGCGCTGCTGATCGCCGTCAGCCCGATCGCCGTGCTCGGTGTGGTGGCGGCCATCCTGACGGCCGGGGTGCTGCTGCTCGTCGCCACGCCCAGCCTGCGGCGGCGTCCCGCGGCCCGGACCGGTCTGCGCCGCGACCATCTGGGCCCGCTCGCCACCGGCCAGGTACGCCTCATCCTCGCCGTCATCGTCCTGAGCGCCTTCACGTTCGGCGCGGTGATGGTCGGCGGCCCGGCGGCGGCCACCGACGCCGGGTCACGGCACGCGGCCGGTGTGCTGATCGCCGTCCTCTGCGTCGGCTCGGTGGTCAGCGCGCTGATCTACGGGAGCAGGCGCCGCCGCGGTACGCCCGGCCCGCAGCTCGCACTGACCCACCTGGTGGCAGCGGGCGTGCTGGTCGCGGCCGGGTGGGCGCCGGCGCTCCTGGTACTGGCCGTGCTGCTGCTCCTGGTGGGGATGGTGACCGGACCGCAGGACACGCTGATCCAGGTGGTCCTCGGCGAGGCGGCGCCGGAACGTTTCCGGACCGAGGCGTACGCCTGGATGGGCGCGGCCACGTGGGCCGGCTACGCGGTGGGGTCCGGCGCGGCCGGCCAGCTGATCGACGTGACCGGCGAACCCGGCGCGGCGTTCGTGGCGGCGGCCGTGGTGGCCCTGCTGGCGGCGCCGCTGTCTCTGCTGGTCAGACCGGCCGCCTCCCGGGAACCCACGCCAGTGAAGTGA
- a CDS encoding DUF389 domain-containing protein: MLVLYLFAPADATARVMDVLRAEPAAVNLLRGGTTDDGGRVLITAEVQAGTVDALLPRLESAGVPGDDISIIHRDTSRPLGRLRGDDLPAWSGGALAWTELATASRQYARAVPQYLTFMGCAGVIAAFGVLTKSATLIVGAMAISPDLLPLCAMCVGLADHRFRLAGRAFAVLIIGMAMAALTALLVTLALRASGYGPAHEALGDGGLGILPTVNAATVLVALAAGVAGILSFETRASSAVGVAISITTIPAAAFLGVAVAEGDSAAGGPAAAVLAVNAAMLVLAGTLTLLVQRARGRRHSA; the protein is encoded by the coding sequence ATGTTGGTCCTGTATCTGTTCGCGCCCGCCGACGCGACCGCGCGGGTCATGGACGTGCTGCGCGCCGAACCGGCCGCCGTGAACCTGCTGCGTGGCGGAACGACCGACGACGGCGGACGGGTGCTGATCACCGCGGAGGTACAGGCCGGGACCGTGGACGCGCTGCTGCCACGCCTGGAATCCGCGGGCGTGCCCGGCGACGACATCTCGATCATCCACCGGGACACCAGCCGGCCGCTCGGCCGGTTGCGCGGCGACGACCTGCCCGCGTGGAGCGGCGGCGCGCTGGCCTGGACCGAACTGGCGACGGCGTCACGGCAGTACGCGCGGGCGGTACCCCAGTACCTGACGTTCATGGGCTGCGCCGGGGTCATCGCGGCGTTCGGTGTGCTGACCAAGAGCGCCACCCTGATCGTCGGCGCGATGGCGATCAGCCCCGACCTGCTGCCGCTCTGCGCCATGTGCGTCGGCCTCGCGGATCACCGGTTCCGCCTGGCCGGGCGCGCCTTCGCCGTCCTGATCATCGGCATGGCGATGGCCGCCCTCACCGCGCTGCTGGTCACCCTCGCGCTGCGCGCCTCCGGGTACGGGCCGGCACACGAAGCCCTCGGCGACGGCGGCCTCGGCATCCTGCCGACCGTCAACGCGGCCACCGTCCTCGTCGCCCTGGCGGCGGGCGTCGCCGGCATCCTGTCCTTCGAAACCCGGGCCAGCTCCGCCGTCGGAGTCGCGATCTCCATCACCACGATTCCCGCGGCGGCCTTCCTCGGCGTCGCCGTCGCCGAGGGTGACTCGGCGGCGGGTGGGCCCGCAGCAGCCGTGCTGGCGGTCAACGCCGCCATGCTGGTGCTGGCGGGCACCCTGACACTCCTCGTACAGCGCGCTCGCGGACGGCGTCACTCCGCGTAG
- a CDS encoding diguanylate cyclase — MPNGARLPVLVSPYGPHAALALHVHDLTIRGHHTETLLAADHAEAITLMLGDRRTHRVSRLGRMYALSALGRLDEALRIAEDLIADQSELGGPKATDAKILADTAEVLIHLGRIDDGLHYMARSMGLLEVAPRKGLRYFSAMASLAEAARGAELFELADEAMGRSIESFEPDDDLYRSAAELTHTELWLEWALRLGQVGRTEDALVLIEKAVAVLEFWLGQGIDSPIGVALLAVCHATSGRNAEAMALVEETLPRMRAAGQHHEARLLHLAHGLVLRAGGEWRAARREFRAGLELAVLRSQRLLFQYELAITAVRESPGEATQAVLESLRGHVEALWQLRLDRRTMLRQAYRRVELEAARTTADQVAASDALTGLGNRRMFDRRIDAVADGGALLLIDVDHFKDINDRYSHGVGDRVLGEIAGVLRSHCRHGEVAIRFGGDEFAMFLNTGEEEARQIAERIRRVIQARDWNRIVPGLTVTLSMGLAVCRGGEAGRELYDRADARLYVAKRSGRNRLAAVA, encoded by the coding sequence ATGCCAAACGGTGCCCGACTGCCGGTGCTGGTTTCTCCGTACGGTCCGCACGCAGCCCTCGCGCTGCACGTGCACGACCTGACCATCCGGGGCCATCACACGGAGACGCTGCTCGCTGCGGACCATGCGGAGGCGATCACGCTGATGCTCGGGGATCGGCGTACGCATCGGGTGAGCCGGCTGGGCCGGATGTACGCCCTGAGCGCCCTCGGGCGGCTCGACGAGGCGCTGCGCATCGCCGAGGACCTGATCGCCGACCAGAGCGAGCTGGGCGGCCCCAAGGCCACCGACGCGAAGATCCTCGCGGACACCGCCGAGGTGCTGATCCATCTCGGTCGCATCGACGACGGGCTGCACTACATGGCCCGCTCGATGGGCCTGCTGGAGGTCGCGCCCCGCAAGGGACTGCGGTACTTCTCCGCCATGGCGTCGCTGGCCGAGGCGGCCCGCGGGGCGGAACTCTTCGAGCTCGCCGACGAGGCCATGGGACGGTCGATCGAGTCGTTCGAGCCCGACGATGACCTCTATCGGTCCGCCGCCGAACTCACCCACACCGAGTTGTGGCTGGAGTGGGCGTTGCGACTCGGGCAGGTCGGGCGTACCGAAGATGCCCTGGTCTTGATCGAGAAGGCCGTGGCGGTGCTGGAGTTCTGGCTCGGGCAGGGCATCGACTCCCCCATCGGCGTGGCGCTGCTGGCCGTCTGTCACGCAACGTCCGGCCGGAACGCGGAAGCGATGGCCCTGGTCGAGGAGACCCTGCCGAGGATGCGCGCGGCCGGGCAGCACCACGAGGCGCGCCTGCTGCACCTGGCACACGGGCTCGTGCTGCGCGCGGGCGGCGAATGGCGTGCCGCCCGCCGGGAATTCCGGGCCGGGCTGGAACTCGCGGTGCTGCGGTCCCAGCGGCTGCTCTTCCAGTACGAACTGGCGATCACGGCGGTGCGGGAGTCGCCGGGCGAGGCCACCCAGGCGGTCCTCGAATCGCTGCGCGGGCACGTCGAGGCGCTCTGGCAGCTGCGGCTGGACCGGCGGACCATGCTGCGGCAGGCCTATCGGCGGGTGGAGTTGGAGGCCGCGCGTACGACAGCGGACCAGGTCGCGGCCTCGGACGCGCTGACCGGGCTGGGCAACCGGCGGATGTTCGACCGGCGCATCGACGCCGTGGCCGACGGCGGCGCGCTGCTGCTCATCGACGTCGACCACTTCAAGGACATCAACGACAGGTACTCGCACGGCGTCGGCGACCGGGTGCTCGGCGAGATCGCCGGGGTCCTGCGCTCACACTGCCGGCACGGCGAGGTGGCGATCCGGTTCGGCGGCGACGAGTTCGCGATGTTCCTGAACACCGGCGAGGAGGAGGCCCGGCAGATCGCCGAACGCATCCGCCGGGTGATCCAGGCCCGCGACTGGAACCGCATCGTGCCCGGCCTGACCGTCACGCTGAGCATGGGCCTGGCGGTCTGCCGCGGCGGCGAGGCGGGCCGGGAACTGTACGACCGGGCGGACGCGCGCCTCTACGTCGCGAAACGATCGGGCCGCAACCGACTGGCCGCCGTGGCGTGA
- a CDS encoding carboxymuconolactone decarboxylase family protein, producing the protein MPHIPLPPIPGIAGLLAAHPETAGPLNSLAETLLRGPSSLTPAERETIAAYVSRGNECTFCAETHGAVARHLANGRPETSSARMDALLTIADRVRVDGRSVTADDVAAAREAGADDKAIHDTVLIAAAFCMFNRYVDGLATTLPDDPAQYEQHARRLAAGGYEVIHHG; encoded by the coding sequence ATGCCGCACATCCCGCTGCCCCCGATCCCCGGCATCGCCGGGCTGCTCGCCGCGCACCCGGAGACCGCCGGGCCGCTCAACAGCCTGGCCGAGACGCTGCTGCGCGGCCCGTCCTCGCTGACGCCCGCCGAACGGGAGACGATCGCCGCGTACGTCTCCCGCGGCAACGAGTGCACGTTCTGCGCGGAGACCCACGGCGCGGTGGCCCGGCACCTGGCGAACGGCCGGCCGGAGACCAGCAGCGCGCGGATGGACGCGCTGCTGACGATCGCCGACCGGGTACGCGTGGACGGCCGCTCGGTCACCGCCGACGACGTGGCGGCGGCACGTGAGGCCGGCGCCGACGACAAGGCCATCCACGACACCGTGCTCATCGCGGCGGCGTTCTGCATGTTCAACCGCTACGTCGACGGTCTCGCGACCACGCTGCCGGACGACCCGGCCCAGTACGAGCAGCACGCCCGCCGCCTGGCCGCCGGTGGATATGAAGTGATCCACCATGGATGA
- a CDS encoding FKBP-type peptidyl-prolyl cis-trans isomerase translates to MPDSVTSRKSAAPQRAGGQPVKTKAAKRAEAKAAKARARARERRRQTLTVAGSAVVVLALVVGLVFWIASSKDDSSANQPAAAPAATTAAASAEPAAEASAAAFPPVPEGADPALATKPEAKAGTGTVTELKTTTLIEGTGPAVESGQTVTVNYVGVTYKDGKEFDSSWSRSETFDFQIGGGQVIQGWDQGLVGVKVGSRVQLDIPGSLAYGDDASGGQPAGTLRFIVDVLAAS, encoded by the coding sequence GTGCCCGATTCTGTAACGAGCCGCAAGAGCGCGGCTCCTCAGCGTGCCGGCGGACAGCCGGTCAAGACGAAGGCGGCCAAGCGGGCCGAGGCCAAGGCCGCCAAGGCGCGTGCGCGTGCGCGGGAGAGGCGCCGCCAGACGCTGACCGTGGCCGGCTCGGCGGTGGTCGTCCTCGCCCTCGTCGTCGGCCTGGTCTTCTGGATCGCGAGTTCGAAGGACGACTCGAGCGCGAACCAGCCGGCAGCGGCCCCGGCGGCCACCACCGCCGCGGCGAGTGCCGAGCCGGCCGCTGAGGCGTCGGCCGCGGCATTCCCGCCGGTCCCGGAGGGCGCCGACCCGGCGCTGGCGACGAAGCCGGAGGCGAAGGCGGGCACCGGCACGGTCACCGAGCTCAAGACGACCACCCTGATCGAGGGCACCGGGCCGGCCGTGGAGTCGGGCCAGACGGTCACCGTGAACTACGTCGGTGTCACCTACAAAGACGGCAAGGAGTTCGACTCGTCCTGGAGCCGGTCCGAGACGTTCGACTTCCAGATCGGCGGCGGGCAGGTCATCCAGGGCTGGGACCAGGGGCTCGTCGGGGTGAAGGTGGGCAGCCGGGTGCAGCTCGACATCCCGGGCAGCCTGGCCTACGGCGATGACGCGAGCGGCGGGCAGCCGGCCGGCACGCTCCGGTTCATCGTGGACGTCCTGGCCGCTTCCTGA
- a CDS encoding PPOX class F420-dependent oxidoreductase encodes MATSMSEAQWRKFLGEGTRTGKLATVRADGSPHVVPIWFVLDGDDLVFNTGAGSVKGRNLARDGRASLCVDEEAAPYAFVTVTGRATLHTDLADMLHWSTLIGSRYMGPDRAAEFGARNAVDGELLVRLRIHRVTAYTDISG; translated from the coding sequence ATGGCTACATCGATGAGTGAGGCGCAGTGGCGGAAGTTCCTCGGTGAGGGCACCCGCACCGGCAAGCTGGCCACCGTACGCGCCGACGGCAGCCCCCACGTCGTCCCGATCTGGTTCGTCCTCGACGGCGACGACCTGGTGTTCAACACCGGCGCCGGTTCGGTGAAAGGCCGCAACCTGGCCCGGGACGGCCGGGCCTCCCTCTGCGTCGACGAGGAAGCAGCCCCGTACGCCTTCGTCACGGTCACCGGCCGGGCCACCCTCCACACCGACCTCGCCGACATGCTGCACTGGTCGACCCTCATCGGTTCCCGTTACATGGGCCCCGACCGGGCCGCCGAGTTCGGCGCCCGCAACGCGGTGGACGGCGAACTCCTGGTGCGCCTGAGGATCCACCGGGTAACCGCCTACACCGACATCTCCGGCTGA
- a CDS encoding SDR family oxidoreductase has protein sequence MIVVTGATGALNGATVDHLLDRVPVADIAVVARDVARAQRFADRGVAVRYGDYADPASLPAAFEGADRLLLVSSSDPGADAVSLHRTAIDAAVAAGVGRILYTSHQNARPDTPFKPGRDHAATELLLAESGVAWTALRNGFYLHSLGLLAGPWRETGVIAVPGDGPVSWTAREDSAEAAAVILASGVAHDGPVTITATAAPTFEELAVIASEATGRTVKVEIMDEEDWLAAQVAGGTPEFMARFLLGFYQAARRGDFAGVDPLLGTLLGREPRTAGESLS, from the coding sequence ATGATCGTCGTAACCGGAGCCACCGGCGCGCTGAACGGCGCCACCGTCGACCACCTCCTCGACCGGGTTCCCGTCGCGGACATCGCCGTCGTGGCCCGCGATGTCGCCCGAGCCCAGCGGTTCGCCGACCGCGGCGTGGCCGTGCGGTACGGCGACTACGCCGACCCGGCTTCGCTGCCCGCTGCCTTCGAGGGTGCCGACCGGCTGCTCCTGGTGTCCTCCAGCGACCCGGGCGCCGACGCCGTGAGCCTGCACCGGACCGCGATCGACGCGGCCGTGGCGGCCGGGGTGGGCCGCATCCTCTACACCAGCCACCAGAACGCCAGGCCGGATACACCCTTCAAGCCCGGCCGCGACCACGCCGCGACCGAGCTGCTGCTGGCCGAGTCCGGAGTGGCCTGGACCGCCCTGCGCAACGGCTTCTACCTGCACAGCCTCGGCCTGCTGGCGGGTCCGTGGCGGGAGACCGGCGTGATCGCCGTGCCCGGTGACGGGCCGGTGTCCTGGACGGCCCGGGAGGACAGCGCCGAGGCGGCCGCCGTCATCCTGGCCTCGGGCGTCGCTCACGACGGTCCGGTGACGATCACCGCGACCGCGGCGCCGACGTTCGAGGAGCTCGCCGTGATCGCCTCCGAGGCCACCGGCCGGACGGTGAAGGTCGAGATCATGGACGAGGAGGACTGGCTCGCGGCGCAGGTCGCCGGTGGCACGCCGGAGTTCATGGCGCGCTTCCTGCTCGGCTTCTACCAGGCTGCCCGGCGTGGTGACTTCGCCGGCGTGGACCCGCTGCTCGGCACCCTGCTCGGCCGCGAGCCGCGGACGGCCGGCGAATCGCTGAGCTAG
- a CDS encoding TetR-like C-terminal domain-containing protein, whose protein sequence is MARANLTSAVVVAAAADLADREGLGAVTLSALARGFGVQTASLYSHVRDRPALLDGVHQLALGELADRIAVAIGGRSGRDALTALAEAHRDFARERPGRWAALLRPAAPATVRSEAAGRVAALTLAMLRGYRLPETELVHATRLLGSTINGFLALEANGSFGHREPATDVSWQRALAALDTVFHSWPAEGDL, encoded by the coding sequence ATGGCTCGGGCGAATCTCACCTCAGCGGTCGTCGTCGCGGCGGCGGCCGACCTGGCCGATCGGGAAGGCCTCGGCGCGGTCACCCTGTCGGCGCTCGCCCGCGGTTTCGGCGTGCAGACCGCCAGCCTCTACTCGCACGTCCGGGACCGGCCCGCGCTGCTCGACGGTGTGCACCAGCTGGCGCTCGGCGAGCTGGCCGACCGGATCGCGGTGGCCATCGGCGGCCGGTCCGGGCGGGACGCGCTGACCGCGCTCGCCGAGGCGCATCGCGACTTCGCCAGGGAACGCCCCGGGCGCTGGGCCGCGCTGCTGCGGCCCGCCGCCCCCGCGACGGTCCGCTCCGAGGCGGCCGGCCGCGTCGCCGCGCTCACCCTGGCCATGCTCCGCGGCTACCGGTTGCCGGAGACCGAGCTGGTGCACGCGACACGCCTGCTCGGCTCCACGATCAACGGCTTCCTGGCACTGGAGGCGAACGGCAGCTTCGGGCACCGCGAGCCCGCGACCGACGTCTCCTGGCAGCGCGCTCTCGCCGCGCTCGACACCGTCTTCCATTCCTGGCCCGCAGAAGGAGATCTTTGA
- a CDS encoding DUF1737 domain-containing protein, with translation MDERLRYRLITGPDDAEFCARISALLDQGYRLYGSPALTFDGTRVRAAQALVLPQPGDDA, from the coding sequence ATGGATGAGCGCCTCCGCTACCGCCTGATCACCGGCCCGGACGACGCCGAGTTCTGTGCCCGGATCAGCGCCCTGCTGGACCAGGGCTACCGCTTGTACGGCTCACCCGCCCTGACATTCGACGGCACCCGGGTGCGAGCCGCCCAGGCGTTGGTCCTGCCACAGCCCGGCGACGACGCGTGA